The proteins below are encoded in one region of Juglans microcarpa x Juglans regia isolate MS1-56 chromosome 4D, Jm3101_v1.0, whole genome shotgun sequence:
- the LOC121261193 gene encoding protein ANTI-SILENCING 1-like, with protein sequence MVEVDTKDLGFKWGKQRGVGGKDKKVRFFQSFSYGSVEYALYDCVYLYGEGETEPYIGKLIKIWENPDKTKKVKVLWFFRPCEIQYYVGVEDTAKDELFLASGEGAGLANVNPLEAIVGKCNVVCTSKDSRNPQPSEEQLGTADFIFYRVFDVGHCRILDKIEEKVAGIEVKFIFNRADV encoded by the exons ATGGTGGAAGTAGACACGAAGGACCTTGGATTTAAGTGGGGTAAACAGAGAGGAGTTGGAGGGAAAGATAAAAAGGTCCGGTTTTTTCAGTCTTTCTCCTATGGCAGCGTAGAGTATGCTCTTTATGATTGCGTTTATCTGTATGGAGAAGGAGAAACTGAACCTTATATTGGTAAGCTTataaaaatatgggagaatccTGACAAGACAAAGAAAGTAAAGGTTTTGTGGTTTTTCCGCCCATGCGAAATTCAATATTATGTTGGGGTTGAAGACACAGCCAAAGATGAGTTGTTTTTGGCTTCAGGAGAAGGTGCAGGCCTTGCAAATGTTAATCCTTTG GAAGCAATTGTTGGAAAATGCAATGTTGTTTGCACCTCAAAGGACAGTAGAAATCCGCAACCTTCAGAAGAACAACTTGGGACAGCTGACTTTATATTTTACCGTGTCTTTGATGTTGGGCACTGCAGAATCCTGGATAAGATAGAGGAGAAAGTTGCTGGGATTGAAG tgaaatttatatttaatagagCGGATGTTTAG